DNA from Variovorax sp. V213:
AACGAACTGCTGTTTCAGGACGTCGAGCTGCCGGAGGAAGACAAGCGCATGCCGCGCTCGGCCATCGACGTGTTGTCCAGCACCACGACGATGGAAGTAGGCATCGATATCGGCCAGCTCGCCGGCGTCGCCCTGCGCAACATGCCCCCGGCGCGAGCGAACTACCAGCAGCGCGCCGGGCGTGCCGGTCGCCGTGGCAGCGCGATCGCCACCGTCGTCGCGTACGGCGGATCCGACACCCACGACGAACACTTCTTCTCCAAGCCGGCCGACATGATCACCGGCCAGGTAGTCGATCCCACGCTGAACCTCGAGAACCCGGACATTGCCTGCCGGCACATCCGCGCGTTCCTGCTGCAAAGCTACCACCAGGCCAAACTGCCAGTCGTGTCCGGCACTCACGACCAAGACCTGTTCTCCGTGCTGGGAAAGGTGGAGGAATTCCAGAAGCCGCTGAGCGTGCTGAGCCGCGCGGACCTGGAGCGCTGGCTCAACGCCAACCGCGCGGGCCTGCGCGCGCGCATCGAAAAGTGGATCCCAAAGGAGCTGTCCGACAAGGATCGCAATGAGCTGCTCGATGGCTTCGTGGCGGACTGCCTGAGCGCGATCGACATGGCGCTCTACCAGGTCGGCGACGCCGCGACGCCGCCGCCACCGCTGGATGACGAGACGCAATACCTCGAGGTCCAGGCGGAGGCTGGTGAGTCCCGTCCCGTCCAAGGCGCGCCCCGGGGATCCTTGTTGGACCGTCTGCTCTATTGCGGCGTGCTGCCGCGCTACGCGTTTCCTACCGACGTCGCCACCTTCCACGTCTTCAACCGCGAAGCGTCGACCGATTTCCGGCCCGAGATGGCCTTCACGCCCTCGCAGGGATTGACCGTCGCCCTGAGCCAGTACGCCCCAGGCAAGCAGGTCTGGATCGCGGGCAAGTGCTACACGTCCGGTGCGATCTACTCGCAGTCGTTCAAGGAAATGCGAAAGATGTGGGACACCCGGCGCCTGCATGTGGAATGCCGCGCCTGCGGCTACGCTTTCACAGAGATCCCAGGGCAGAACCTGCGCTATGGCGAGGTGCGACAGTGCCCGGCTTGTACCACACCGGCCTCGCTGGGGCCGGCGCGTTACTGGATCAGACCTGTCGGTTTCGCGCATCCGGTCGACGTGCCGGAAGTCACCTCGCCCGAGGAGTTGCCCGATACCGCCTATGCGACCCGCGCCAAGCTCACCATGGACAGCCCGCCCGGCAACGAGACCACGCACCTGTCGCCTCGCATTCGCTACGTCACCCGGCGTCACCGCCTGCTCGTGTCCAACACGGGACCCAAGCGGGTGGGCTATTCCTACTGCACCAAATGCGGCCGCATCGAGGCCAGTTCCAAGCTGCATGGCACGCTTGGCGGCCGGCACCAGAAACCTTTCCCGGACAAGACGCATCGCTATTGCCCGGGCGGCGCCACCGAAGACGAAGTGATCCTTGGCACCGACTTCATCACCGACGTTGCGCTCTTCACGTTCCGCCTGCCTCCAGAGATCAGGCTGCTGCCCACCGCCTCACTGACGCACATCGTCTTGCGCACGCTGTGTGAAAGCCTGTCCCGTGCTGCCACCGAACTGCTCGGGATCGAGTCGGGTGAAGTCCTGGCGGAATACCGGCCGGCCTTGACGACCGATGGCACCGTGGGGCTGGAGGCGGAGATATTTCTCTACGACACGTTGTCCGGCGGCGCTGGGTACGCCACTGCGGCGGCGGCCAAGGGCATATCGCTGTTCGAGGAGGCGTTGGCGCAAATGCGGGGTTGCAAGGGGAATTGCGACAGCTCGTGCTACCGCTGCCTGCGCGACTTCCGCAACCGCATCGACCATGGCGCGATCGATCGGCATATCGGCATCGCCTTTCTGGAGTACCTGCTGAGCGGTTCCGTGCAGCCGTTCAACGACCGGCGTCTGCAACTGGCGGGAGAACTCCTGCGCGCCGATGTGCAGCGGCATGGGTTGGCGGGTTTCCAGCTCGCGGGGCCCATGCACTTCGCTTGCGAGGACGGACGGGTCGTGTCGGCGCCCCTTGTGGCCACCGACGGTGCCGGTACCGAGTACATCGTCGGCATCCGGAATCCGCTGGTGGAGGAACAAGGCCGCAGCGAGGAAATTACGCTGGCACCCGACGGAAGGCGGGCGATATTGATCGAGCCCAGCGAACTGCTGGTCCAGAAGAACCTGCCGAACGCGACCGCCTACGTGGTCGCCGAGCTTACGCGGGGGCAATCCGCGCCCTAGTGGGCACGTATTTGCATCAGCGTCTGCTCGATCAGCTCCACGGCATTGCCCTGGTTCCAAGCCGGGAAACGTTCCGCGCGGGGTTGCGCCCAGCGCTCGCGCCAATAGCTGCCGAAGTCCTTCGGCGCGAGCCGCAGCGGCTTGCCGAATCCGCCGCCCGCCATGCCGGTTTCCAGATCGTCGACGAGCCGAAAGAGAAAGACCTCGCGCTTGACGCCGTGCTGCAGCAGCGAGCCGGACAGGCCCAGTTTCTGCAAAACATTGGTGATGTTTTGCCAGCGCACCTTCGGCCCAGCGCCGAATCCACCATGGTTGTAGTCACCGGTCATCTCCAGGAAAGCGCGGATCTGGCCATAGAGATGCTCCAGATGCAGCGTACCGTAGCCCAGCGTGTAGCCAATGGGCTCGGCAAGCACACGATCGCCATGGCGCAACCGGTTGTACATCGAGCTGCGGCCGAAGGCGCTTGTGGTCGTCACAGCCGCAAGCGGTTGCCGGATGTCCTGGTCCAGCATCACGGTCCGCTTGGCTGCGTATTGACGCCAATACGCCTGACGCACGGGGTCGGTGGCGATCATGCCGGCGCACAATTTGCCTCCCAGAAGGAATGAGTACGGCGGCACCGCCCCCACCGCATAGGCGTCCATGGTGCAGTTCACCGAGTTGAGCTTGAGCTTCTCCGGGTAAGCAAACAGTTGGTCGCGGCAACTGAGATCGGCCGGCGGCGACTGCAGGCCGATGATGCCGATTACTGCACCGTGGTGGTCATCCCATACGACGAAGCGCAGGCGCCGGCCGTAGCCCTTGTTGTACGGCATTGACCAGAGCGCGCGCACGACCATGAACATTTCAGACCATTCGTTGTCGTCTGTGGCCAGGCGGAGCACGGGTTTGATGTTGGCGGGGTTGATGTCCGTCCCCAGCCTGAAGCTGCGCCGGTGCTTGGCGAACAGCCGTTTCACGCGACGTGCGTCGACGCCCGGCTCCATATGCTTGGCCTGTCCGTGCAGCGCCCTCACATAATCCTTGTCCTGGTTCGCCATCGCCAGTTCAAATGACGAACATGCCTGCTCGATCGAGTCCCGCAAAGCGTCCCCCGCAGCCTTGATCTGGCGAGGCATGTAAATGACCCTGCCATTCGGCTTGGGTTGGGATCTGGATTTCTTATGGGGGGTGGTAGACACGATATTGGGATGCTTTACCCGTATTGTGGCTGTTCATGTGCGAATCCCCCAAGGTAGGGCAGCGAGCCCTGTCGCATCGATGCCCGACCGATCCGAGGACTGCACCTTCGCGTGGGATAGTTCGCCAATGAAGATCCTTCTGGATACCAATGTCTGGCGCTACATCGTCGATACGGGTGCCTTGCCCCGCCTGCAGCAGGCCGCACGTAAATCGCGCCATAAAGTCGTAGTCGCGCCGGCCGTGGTCTACGAAGCCTTGCGAACCGGGGACAGATCTGTGCGAACCGCCCTAGTCCGCGCGCTGGCGCTGCCGGACTGGACGCGCCTCATGCCCGAGGCTTATTCGGAGGCGATGGAGGTCCGGGACGAGGTGTTCCGCGTGCGACCTCAATGGCAGCGGGCGCCCGCCGACACGACACTGCAGCGCCGACTTCAATTCGACTGGAAACGTTCGCGAAACGGTTTCTGGCACCGAGTTGTGCACGCGATGGACCGCGAGGCTTCCAACGTGGCACAGACTAACCTGCTCGACTTGGCGCGGGCGGACACGCGGAAAATCCGGGAGGATGCCAAGCAGCTTCCTCGAAGCATGCAGGACTTCAAACTTACAGAACTTCGTGCCCAACCGCTCGGCCCGATGCAGGGATGGGATGGAGATTGGCTCGACATGTGGCGCATCCAGGCGTTGGCCTGTTGGCTTACTGCCTTAGCGGACGCGCACCATCCTTATGAACAGTGGATTGGCGGCGAGGTCATCATGAACTTTTTGGGCGTTCAGTCGTCGGACCTGGTCAAGTTCTGGTTTTACGACGTGTCCACCGAGCGCATGCCACGGCAATGGTTGCGCACCGCCATCGGGTTCCAGCAACGTTTT
Protein-coding regions in this window:
- a CDS encoding Druantia anti-phage system protein DruA; this encodes MPRQIKAAGDALRDSIEQACSSFELAMANQDKDYVRALHGQAKHMEPGVDARRVKRLFAKHRRSFRLGTDINPANIKPVLRLATDDNEWSEMFMVVRALWSMPYNKGYGRRLRFVVWDDHHGAVIGIIGLQSPPADLSCRDQLFAYPEKLKLNSVNCTMDAYAVGAVPPYSFLLGGKLCAGMIATDPVRQAYWRQYAAKRTVMLDQDIRQPLAAVTTTSAFGRSSMYNRLRHGDRVLAEPIGYTLGYGTLHLEHLYGQIRAFLEMTGDYNHGGFGAGPKVRWQNITNVLQKLGLSGSLLQHGVKREVFLFRLVDDLETGMAGGGFGKPLRLAPKDFGSYWRERWAQPRAERFPAWNQGNAVELIEQTLMQIRAH